From the Candidatus Pantoea soli genome, one window contains:
- a CDS encoding acyl-CoA dehydrogenase family protein, translated as MTLFSTGTDYEALAAHFRPLFARIAAGAAEREHTRTLLHDAIQMLKAAGLGTVRLPREKGGWGASLPQLFQLLTELAEADANLPQALRAHFAFVEDRLNQPDSPQRDRWFRRFLDGELVGSGWTETGSVRIGDVLTRVTPGEQGWTLQGEKFYSTGALYADWIDVFARRSDNQRDVIVLVSTHQPAVTREDDWDGFGQRLTGSGTTRFADAQVEPDHVYDFTTRFRYQTAFYQHVLLATLAGIGRAIARDGAAGVAARERIYSHSNAGASRQDAQVLQVIGEITSHAFAVEATVLRATHSLQSAYEAHLSDDDGALQAINDRAEAEAGQAQVIASELVPRAATALFNALGASDTRAGKALDRHWRNARTVASHNPVIYKARDIGDWKVNGKSPTGIWQIGRGGADR; from the coding sequence ATGACTCTATTTTCCACGGGTACAGATTATGAGGCGCTGGCGGCGCATTTCCGCCCGCTGTTCGCACGTATCGCCGCGGGTGCAGCGGAACGGGAACACACGCGCACGCTGCTCCATGACGCGATTCAGATGCTGAAAGCGGCAGGGCTGGGCACCGTACGCCTTCCTCGGGAAAAAGGCGGCTGGGGGGCTTCACTGCCGCAGCTGTTTCAGCTGCTGACAGAACTGGCGGAAGCGGATGCCAATTTGCCGCAGGCGCTGCGCGCGCACTTTGCCTTTGTAGAGGACCGGCTGAACCAGCCGGATTCGCCGCAGCGCGACCGCTGGTTCCGCCGCTTTCTGGATGGCGAGCTGGTTGGCAGCGGCTGGACCGAGACCGGCAGTGTGAGAATTGGCGATGTGCTGACCCGCGTGACGCCCGGAGAGCAGGGCTGGACGTTGCAGGGTGAGAAGTTTTACAGCACCGGTGCGCTTTACGCTGACTGGATCGACGTGTTCGCCCGACGCAGTGATAACCAGCGCGATGTGATTGTTCTGGTCAGCACGCATCAGCCGGCAGTCACGCGGGAAGATGACTGGGATGGGTTCGGACAGCGTCTTACTGGCAGCGGCACCACGCGCTTTGCTGACGCGCAGGTGGAACCGGATCACGTCTACGATTTCACCACCCGCTTCCGTTATCAGACGGCCTTCTATCAGCATGTGCTGTTGGCAACGCTGGCAGGTATCGGCCGGGCAATCGCCCGGGACGGTGCGGCAGGCGTGGCTGCCCGCGAGCGCATCTACAGCCACAGTAATGCGGGAGCTTCCCGGCAGGATGCGCAGGTATTGCAGGTCATTGGCGAGATCACCAGCCACGCCTTTGCGGTGGAAGCCACGGTGTTGCGTGCCACCCATTCACTGCAGTCAGCTTATGAAGCCCATCTCAGTGACGATGACGGTGCGCTACAGGCTATCAACGACCGGGCCGAAGCGGAGGCGGGCCAGGCACAGGTGATCGCCAGCGAGCTGGTGCCGCGCGCGGCCACCGCACTGTTTAATGCGCTGGGTGCATCAGATACCCGCGCAGGCAAAGCGCTGGACCGCCACTGGCGTAATGCGCGCACCGTGGCTTCACACAATCCGGTGATCTATAAAGCGCGGGATATTGGAGACTGGAAAGTAAATGGCAAATCACCCACCGGTATCTGGCAAATTGGCAGGGGAGGGGCCGACCGCTGA
- a CDS encoding sulfonate ABC transporter substrate-binding protein, whose product MTRYSLSALALSLGLLAVPALAANPETVTVGYQKANIFALLKYRGTLDETLKKDGITVRWVEFPAGPQMLEGLNVGSIDLAATGDAPPVFAQAAQADLIYLGHSPGNPKTEAIVVPKDSPVKRVADLKGKRIGLNKGSDVNYLLVKALEEAGLDYKAITPVYLPPADARAAFQKGAIDAWVIWDPYLAEVEATTQARELRNAEGLVPHYTFYLASRPFAEKHPETAKQVVNELSKLSDWANQHQDEAAAILAKSTGLPTTVWRTTLQRLPYGASRMSPPVFDAQQTLADTFTRVGLLPIKVDVRSATWSQDKP is encoded by the coding sequence ATGACACGTTATTCCCTGAGCGCGCTGGCCCTCAGCCTTGGCCTGCTCGCTGTACCGGCACTGGCGGCAAACCCGGAGACGGTGACGGTCGGCTATCAGAAAGCCAACATTTTTGCCCTGTTAAAGTATCGCGGCACGCTGGATGAAACACTCAAAAAAGACGGGATTACCGTACGCTGGGTGGAGTTCCCGGCCGGTCCGCAGATGCTGGAGGGGCTGAACGTTGGCAGTATCGATCTGGCAGCGACCGGCGATGCCCCGCCGGTGTTTGCGCAGGCCGCTCAGGCCGATCTGATTTATCTCGGCCACTCCCCGGGCAATCCAAAAACCGAAGCCATTGTGGTGCCCAAAGACTCGCCAGTTAAGCGCGTAGCGGATTTGAAAGGCAAACGAATCGGGCTTAATAAAGGCTCCGATGTCAACTATCTGCTGGTGAAAGCGCTGGAAGAGGCTGGCCTGGATTATAAAGCGATTACGCCGGTCTATCTGCCGCCCGCCGATGCGCGTGCGGCTTTCCAGAAAGGCGCCATTGATGCCTGGGTTATCTGGGACCCGTATCTTGCAGAGGTGGAAGCCACGACACAGGCGCGTGAACTGCGCAATGCAGAAGGGCTGGTTCCGCATTACACCTTCTACCTGGCCAGCCGCCCGTTTGCAGAAAAACATCCGGAAACCGCGAAGCAGGTAGTGAACGAGCTCAGCAAACTGAGCGACTGGGCGAATCAGCACCAGGATGAGGCGGCCGCCATCCTGGCGAAGTCCACCGGCCTGCCGACGACCGTCTGGCGTACCACGCTGCAGCGGCTGCCGTATGGGGCCTCACGTATGAGTCCACCGGTATTTGACGCACAGCAAACGCTGGCAGACACCTTCACGCGCGTGGGTTTACTGCCGATCAAGGTTGACGTGCGCAGCGCAACCTGGTCGCAGGATAAACCGTAA